A segment of the Superficieibacter sp. HKU1 genome:
ACTGCATCAGGGCGACTACGCGCAGCAGCGTGATTACGGTAGCGACCCGCTGCCCCGGCTACAGGATTATGCCGCGCAAGGTGCTGAGGTCCTGCATCTGGTGGATTTGACCGGGGCGAAAGATCCGGCGAAGCGCCAGATTTCGCTGCTCAAAACGCTGGTCGCGGGCGTCACTGTCCCGGTGCAGGTCGGCGGCGGCGTTCGAAGCGAAGAAGACGTGGCAACGCTACTGGCGGCGGGCGTCTCCCGCGTAGTGGTTGGCTCCACGGCGGTCAAATCGCCGGAGGTCGTCAAAGGCTGGTTTGAACGCTTTGGTGCGGACGCGCTGGTGCTGGCGTTAGATGTTCGTATTGACGATCAGGGTAACAAACAGGTAGCGGTGAGCGGCTGGCAGGAAGATTCCGGCGTCTCCCTTGAAGCGCTGGTGGAAACCTATCTGCCGGTGGGGTTAAAACACGTCTTATGTACTGATATCTCCCGCGACGGTACGCTGGCAGGCTCCAACGTCTCGCTGTATGAGGAAATTTGCAGCCGCTATCCGCAGGTGGCATTTCAGTCCTCCGGCGGCATTGGCGATCTTAACGATATTGCCGCATTACGCGGCACCGGCGTGCGCGGCGTGATTGTCGGACGTGCGCTGCTGGAAGGTAAATTTACCGTGAAGGAGGCCATCGAATGCTGGCAAAACGGATAATCCCCTGTCTTGACGTGCGCGATGGTCAGGTGGTGAAAGGCGTACAGTTTCGCAATCATGAGATCATTGGCGATATCGTGCCGCTGGCCCAGCGCTACGCGGCAGAAGGCGCGGATGAACTGGTTTTCTATGACATTACCGCCTCCAGCGACGGGCGCGTGGTCGATAAAAGCTGGGTCTCCCGCGTCGCAGAAGTGATTGATATCCCCTTTTGCGTGGCGGGCGGGATTAAATCCCCCGAAGACGCGGCGCAGATCCTCTCCTTCGGCGCGGATAAGATTTCCATTAACTCCCCTGCCCTGGCCGACCCGGAATTGATTACCCGGCTGGCCGATCGCTTTGGCGTGCAGTGTATTGTGGTTGGTATCGATACCTGGCGTGATGAAAAAACCGGCAAGTACCATGTGAATCAGTATACCGGCGACGAAAGCCGCACCCGTATTACCCAGTGGGAGACCCTCGACTGGGTGCAGGAAGTGCAAACGCGCGGCGCGGGCGAAATCGTGCTGAATATGATGAATCAGGACGGCGTACGTAACGGTTACGATCTTGAACAGCTGAAGAAGGTGCGTGACGTCTGCCGCGTGCCACTGATCGCCTCCGGCGGTGCGGGTACGATGGAACACTTCCATGAAGCCTTCCGTGATGCCGACGTCGATGGCGCGCTGGCCGCGTCCGTCTTCCACAAACAGATCATTAATATTGGTGAATTAAAAGCGTTTCTGGTGACACAGGGCGTGGAGATACGAGTATGTTAACTGAGGAACAACGCGCAGCGCTGGACTGGGAAAAGACCGACGGGCTGCTGCCGGTGGTGGTACAGCACGCGGTGTCCGGCGAGGTGTTGATGCTGGGCTATATGAACCAGGATGCACTGGCAAAGACCGAGGAATGCGGTAAGCTCACCTTTTTCTCCCGCACAAAGCAGCGTTTATGGACCAAGGGCGAAACCTCGGGCCATTTTTTAAAGGTGGTGAGTATTACGCCAGATTGCGATAACGACACCCTGCTGGCGCTGGTGAACCCCATCGGGCCGACCTGCCATAAAGGCACCTCCAGCTGCTTCGGTGAGGCCAGCCATCAGTGGCTGTTTCTTTATCAGCTTGAGCAGTTGCTGGCCGCGAGAAAAACCGCCGATCCTGCGAGTTCCTATACGGCGAAACTGTACGCC
Coding sequences within it:
- the hisF gene encoding imidazole glycerol phosphate synthase subunit HisF; the protein is MLAKRIIPCLDVRDGQVVKGVQFRNHEIIGDIVPLAQRYAAEGADELVFYDITASSDGRVVDKSWVSRVAEVIDIPFCVAGGIKSPEDAAQILSFGADKISINSPALADPELITRLADRFGVQCIVVGIDTWRDEKTGKYHVNQYTGDESRTRITQWETLDWVQEVQTRGAGEIVLNMMNQDGVRNGYDLEQLKKVRDVCRVPLIASGGAGTMEHFHEAFRDADVDGALAASVFHKQIINIGELKAFLVTQGVEIRVC
- the hisA gene encoding 1-(5-phosphoribosyl)-5-[(5-phosphoribosylamino)methylideneamino]imidazole-4-carboxamide isomerase, whose protein sequence is MIIPALDLIDGTVVRLHQGDYAQQRDYGSDPLPRLQDYAAQGAEVLHLVDLTGAKDPAKRQISLLKTLVAGVTVPVQVGGGVRSEEDVATLLAAGVSRVVVGSTAVKSPEVVKGWFERFGADALVLALDVRIDDQGNKQVAVSGWQEDSGVSLEALVETYLPVGLKHVLCTDISRDGTLAGSNVSLYEEICSRYPQVAFQSSGGIGDLNDIAALRGTGVRGVIVGRALLEGKFTVKEAIECWQNG
- the hisIE gene encoding bifunctional phosphoribosyl-AMP cyclohydrolase/phosphoribosyl-ATP diphosphatase HisIE — translated: MLTEEQRAALDWEKTDGLLPVVVQHAVSGEVLMLGYMNQDALAKTEECGKLTFFSRTKQRLWTKGETSGHFLKVVSITPDCDNDTLLALVNPIGPTCHKGTSSCFGEASHQWLFLYQLEQLLAARKTADPASSYTAKLYASGTKRIAQKVGEEGVETALAATVHDRFELTNEASDLMYHLLVLLQDQELDLTAVIENLRGRHQ